The proteins below come from a single Aphelocoma coerulescens isolate FSJ_1873_10779 unplaced genomic scaffold, UR_Acoe_1.0 HiC_scaffold_233, whole genome shotgun sequence genomic window:
- the CACNG7 gene encoding voltage-dependent calcium channel gamma-7 subunit encodes MSSCSSRALTLLSSVFGACGLLLVGIAVSTDYWLYMEEGVVSPQNQSTEVRMALHAGLWRVCFFAGREKGRCVASEYFLEPELNLVTENTENILKTVRTATPFPMVSLFLVFTAFVISNVGHIRPQRTLLAFVSGIFFILSGLSLVVGLVLYISSINDEVMNRPGGSEQYFQYRYGWSFAFAASSFLLKEGAGVMSVYLFTKRYAEEELCRAPAHLLRPRLSACSGLSGQFLQPRAWPRARSPSDASSDVSIQMTQNYPPAIKYPQRPHPHLSTSPC; translated from the exons ATGAGCTCGTGCAGCTCGCGGGCGCTGACGCTGCTGAGCAGCGTTTTCGGGGCCTGCGGGCTGCTCCTGGTGGGCATCGCCGTCTCCACCGACTACTGGCTCTACATGGAGGAGGGGGTGGTGTCCCCCCAAAACCAGAGCACCGAGGTGCGCATGGCCCTGCACGCGGGGCTCTGGCGCGTCTGCTTCTTCGCAG gacGGGAAAAGGGGCGCTGCGTGGCCTCCGAGTATTTCCTGGAGCCGGAGCTGAATTTGGTGACGGAAAACACCGAAAACATCCTCA AGACGGTGAGGACCGCGACCCCCTTCCCCATGGTCAGCCTGTTCCTGGTGTTCACCGCCTTCGTCATCAGCAACGTGGGGCACATCCGGCCCCAAAGGACCCTCCTGGCCTTCGTCTCGGGCATCTTCTTCATCCTCTCGG GCCTCTCGCTGGTGGTGGGGCTGGTTCTCTACATCTCGAGCATCAACGACGAGGTGATGAACCGCCCGGGCGGCTCCGAGCAGTATTTCCAGTACCGCTACGGGTGGAGCTTCGCCTTCGCCGCCTCCTCCTTCCTGCTCAAGGAG GGCGCAGGAGTGATGTCGGTGTACCTGTTCACCAAGCGCTACGCCGAGGAGGAGCTGTGCCGCGCCCCCGCTCACCTGCTGCGCCCGCGCCTCAGCGCCTGCTCGGGGCTCTCGGGGCAGTTCCTGCAGCCCCGGGCGTGGCCGCGCGCCCGCAGCCCCTCGGACGCCTCCTCGGACGTGTCCATCCAGATGACCCAGAACTACCCGCCGGCCATCAAGTACCCGCAGCGGCCGCACCCGCACCTGTCCACCTCGCCCTGCTAG